A genome region from Scomber japonicus isolate fScoJap1 chromosome 15, fScoJap1.pri, whole genome shotgun sequence includes the following:
- the LOC128373867 gene encoding protein phosphatase 1 regulatory subunit 36, with amino-acid sequence MPKYHEEARNVSVLPPGRWVWSDESQTVEFVRLAEVCTLNHRGRQSIRKSLTPAHLNAYRSSVMQRQGDHVSIDDVKQVAVSLLQENYLLPIPFRFMAVLKNKALDDVLTALLLYLTCYLEQKSFENKPKPLMVVESVTEHQRMGEALAKLEIAQKKLAVCYFSLMIDLDVAQHHHTAYHKGQILLNTTDWLLHACLYSFFCYVAWVTFGRKNLRDIQEEVGRLLYSDTFNTAVRNRAHRDSGMNSTADNGSVKTGVADPKETECNSTFKQRVSQRRPALSSIVNQRSPLMVSLLPSPKEQSPHLFSSSQARRQSQARRQSPLRAERRDSKALTEELDQQLASVSFGILGKPLKQFSHSTLIPYGEEKNNRDEDGDDQPENCAYNNSEDHPGIHGEGSSKSFTRPTSADIVRYGSTTHAEY; translated from the exons ATGCCGAAATATCACGAGGAGGCGAGAAAT GTGAGTGTCCTGCCTCCTGGCCGCTGGGTGTGGAGTGATGAATCCCAAACAGTAGAGTTTGTCAG GTTGGCTGAGGTTTGTACATTGAACCATAGAGGGCGCCAGAGCATTAGAAAGAGCCTGACCCCTGCCCATCTGAATGCATACAGGTCCTCGGTGATGCAGAGACAAGGGGACCATGTCTCCATAGATGATGTTAAAC AAGTGGCCGTCAGTTTACTGCAGGAGAATTATCTGCTTCCCATTCCTTTCCGCTTTATGGCTGTATTGAA GAATAAAGCGCTAGATGACGTCCTGACTGCCCTTCTTCTTTACTTGACTTGTTACCTTGAGCAGAAGTCCTTTGAGAATAAACCAAAGCCTTTAATGGT TGTAGAGAGTGTCACCGAGCACCAGCGGATGGGGGAAGCTCTGGCCAAATTGGAGATTGCCCAGAAGAAGCTGGCCGTCTGCTACTTCAGCCTGATGATAGACTTGGATGTGGCACAGCATCACCACACAGCATATCACAA ggGGCAGATCTTACTGAACACCACAGATTGGCTGCTACATGCG TGCTTGTATAGCTTCTTCTGCTACGTGGCCTGGGTGACGTTTGGCAGGAAGAACCTGAGGGACATCCAAGAGGAGGTGGGGCGTCTTTTGTACTCTGACACCTTCAACACAGCAGTGAGGAACAGGGCTCATAGGGATTCGGGAATGAACTCCACTGCTGATAATGGTTCAGTGAAGACAGGAGTAGCTGACCCAAAGGAGACAGAATGTAATAGCACATTCAAGCAACG AGTGTCCCAGAGGCGTCCTGCCCTGAGCAGTATAGTTAATCAGCGGTCCCCACTGATGGTGTCTCTGCTGCCCTCACCCAAAGAACAGTCACCCCATCTGTTCTCTAGCAGCCAGGCAAGGAGGCAGAGCCAGGCAAGGAGGCAGAGCCCGCTGCGGGCCGAACGCCGTGACAGCAAGGCCCTGACAGAGGAGCTCGACCAGCAGCTGGCCAGTGTCAG CTTTGGGATTCTAGGCAAGCCACTGAAACAGTTCAGCCACAGTACCCTGATACCCTAcggagaagagaaaaacaacagagatgAGGATGGGGACGATCAACCAGAGAATTGTGCTTATAATAACAGCGAGGATCATCCTGGGATCCATGGTGAAGGTAGCAGCAAGTCCTTCACGAGACCTACGTCGGCAGACATTGTCAGATATGGCAGCACCACCCACGCAGAGTATTGA